The window GCCCGCCTTCCTGCACGTCCACTCCGTAGATCAGGCCCAGGTCCACGACGTTGACCGGAATCTCGGGGTCCTTGACGATCTTCAGGGCCTCGAGCACCTGCGCCTCGTCGGGCAGCCCCGCGGCGGCCGGTACAGCGCTGGCGTTGGTCGTTTCGGTGTCCATTACTGGTTTCCTCCCTCGGTGGGCAGGCCATTTTCGACCCAGGCCAGCGTGCCGCCCGTGAGGTTGGCGACGCGGCCATACCCGTTGTTCATCAGGTACTCGGCGGCGCGGGCGCTGCGGGCGCCGCTGCGGCAGATCAGCACCAGATCGCGGTCCTGGGGCAGTTCGGTGTAACGGGCTTCGAGTTCGCTGAGGGGCAGCAGCTGCGCATCCTGAGCGTGCACCTCGTCGTATTCGTTCTGCTCGCGGACATCCACGAGCAGCGCGCCCTGCTGCACGCGGCGCTGACCTTCCTGCGGGGTGACTTCTTCCATAGGCCGCAGCATACCCGAGTCTTCTGCGGCAATTGTGCCCCGCAGATGACCTTCCGGGGACCTCCCGGAGTGCGGCGACCACTATGCTGCGCCCATGTCTCTGCCCGACGGTGTCACCGTGATTGACCTGCGTCCCGCCGACCTGCGCTCGGCCCTGCCCCTCGCGGCCATGACTCCACTGCCGGTCCGCGCCGTGACTCTGGACCAGATCGAGAACGGCGAACATGGCCTGACGCCGGATCTGGGGCCGCTGGTCGTGGTGTGCGAGCGCGGCGTGCGCTCGAGGCTGGCCGCGCGGTATCTGCAGGCGGACGGACTGGAGGCCTCCGCGTATCCGGGGGGAGTGCCCGCGCTGCTCGCGGAAGGAACCCAGAACGGCCAGACATGAGGACGCGGACCATGCGTCCTTTCCCGGCGACCCCCTAGACTGACGGGCATGTCTGTTCTCCCACCCGGCTTTATTTCCACCGACGATGTGTTGCACGACCGCCTGAGCGCCTCCGAGGTGCGCCGGCTGGAACTGGAGCATGGCAACGCGGAACTGCTGTATGGCCTGGATCTGCTGGGGGTGGCCGGGCCGTTCTCGCGGGTCACGCCGTGGGAACTGGAAGACGAGGCCGGCGTGCGGCGCATCAATGCCAGCGGCTACGCCGCGACTCCCTTCGGTGAGATGCCGCCGGCCCTGACCGGGTTTCTGCGCGAATTCCTGGAGAAGAACCGCGCCATGGCCCTGCCCCAGCAGTCCAGCAGCCCGTGGCGTGCAGCGCTGGAGGCCAATCTGGTGCGCCTGCTGGCACGCGAGCTGCCCAGCCACGCCGACTCGCAGGTCTTCTTCTGCTCCAGCGGCACCGAGGCGGTCGAGGGAGCGCTGAAGTTTGCCAAGGCGTTCCGGCCGGGGTCCAAATTTCAGATCTCCTTTGGCAGCGGGTACCACGGCAAGACGCTGGGCAGCCTGAGTCTCACGCCCAATCCCGAATACCAGGACATCTTCCGTCCGCTGGTTCCCGGCGCACTGACTGTTCCCTACGGCGATCTCGACGCCTTCCGGGCGCTGGTGCGGCGGGTCGGTCCCGACAAGATCACCTGCGTGATCGTCGAGCCCATCCAGGGCGAGGGTGGCGTGAACATTCCCCCGCCGGGCTTTCTCAGCGGCCTGGGCGAGTACTGCCGCCAGCACGGCATCGTGGTCATTGCCGACGAGATCCAGACCGGGCTGGGGCGCACCGGGCACTGGTTCGAATCGGCGGCGCAGGGCCTGGACCCCGACATCATCACCCTCGCCAAGCCGCTGGGCGGCGGCATGACGGCGGTGGGCGCAACGATTGCCCGCCACGACATCTACAAGAAGATGCTGGGTGGCCTGAGCAGCAAACGGCACAGCAACACCTTCGGCGGCGGCGCGCTGGCGATGGCGGTGGGCCTGAAGTCCCTGGAGTATCTGATCGAGAACGACTTTCCGGCCCGCAGCCTGGAACTCGGGGAACGCGGCCTGCACCGGCTGCGCGAGACCCAGCGCCGCTTTCCGCGCCTGCTGGAAGGCGTGCGCGGTCAGGGCCTGCTGCTGGCGATGCAGTTCCAGCCCATGCTGGGGGTGCCGCTGCCCGGCGTGCTCAAGGAACTGGTTTTTGAAGCCACCGCGCTGCTCGCCCTGCGCGAATTGCACGCCTCGGGCGTGATCGCCAACCTCAGTCTGAGCAGCAAGCGCACCGTGCGCCTGACTCCGGCCCTGGACATGCCCATGGACGTGTTCGATACGATTTTTGACCGTGTGGACGACTTTGCCCGCCGCCGCCCCGTCTCACGCGATCTGCTTACCGGCACTCCGCCGGTGCTGCTTGCCCGCCTTGCCAAGTTCGCCGCGAGCAAGCCCAAGAAGCGTACCCCCAGCGACGGCTGAGGGCCTCCTGAGAGGCGGCGGTGCTGCCGGGCTGTCCCTCAGGCGAGGCCGCAGGCCCGCTGCAGCAGCAGATGCAACTCGTCGCGGCCCAACCGACGGGCGTCCAGCGGCAGGCCGTCGGGCAGGCTGCTCAATCCCTGCACGATGGGCATGAAGCGGAACTCGGGGCGGGCGATCAGGTCGCGGCGGGCGGTCAGGGCAACCACGAAGTCGGCGCGCAGCTCGAAGTGGGCGTTGAGTTCGGTGCGCAGCGGCATGGAGTCCCCGCCCAGCAGGGCCAGCAACGCGGGATGCGCCTCGAAGCCTTCCTCCAGGTGCCTAAGCAGCCGCGCGCTGTCCAGGAAGATGGCGGCCTGCGGCAGGGTGTAGCCGCTGATCCGGCGGCGGCAGACTTCCGGAGAATCGCCGCGCACCGTGCTGACGCTGCGGCCCGAGCGCGCCGCGCCCCCCAGCAGGCTCCACAGCCGCGCCAGGCTGGAATAGCGCGCCAGCTCCGCGTACCCGGCGGGCTTGCTGGCCAGCGGACGGGTGGGGCGCAGGGCGGAGGCGGTCATGCGGGTATGCTAACGCCTTAAAGGATCGGTAAATGCGGTCCTGGGCGCTGCGCCCCTGTGTGTGGGCCCGGGTGCACGGTACAACGGGGCATGACCAAATCTGCCCCCAATCCGATGGCCCTGCTCGCGCAGATCGATATGGACGCCCTGGGCCGCCTGAGTCAGAAGGTGGACCTGCCCGCGCTGCTGAACGCCGCCTCACGCATGAGCGACGGCCAGATCAAGCAGCTCTCGCGCCTGCTCACCCAGGATGAGGAGGGTCAGGAAAAACAGCTTCCGGCGGCCAACGGCGACTTCTATGGCCAGATGGACACCCTGACCGGCGAGGAGCGTGAGGTCGCCGGGCTGACCCGTCAGTTCATGCACGAACATGTCGCCCCGATCATGAACGAGTACTGGAACCGAGACGAGTTCCCGAAGCAG of the Deinococcus aerophilus genome contains:
- a CDS encoding rhodanese-like domain-containing protein, with the protein product MSLPDGVTVIDLRPADLRSALPLAAMTPLPVRAVTLDQIENGEHGLTPDLGPLVVVCERGVRSRLAARYLQADGLEASAYPGGVPALLAEGTQNGQT
- a CDS encoding aspartate aminotransferase family protein, whose translation is MSVLPPGFISTDDVLHDRLSASEVRRLELEHGNAELLYGLDLLGVAGPFSRVTPWELEDEAGVRRINASGYAATPFGEMPPALTGFLREFLEKNRAMALPQQSSSPWRAALEANLVRLLARELPSHADSQVFFCSSGTEAVEGALKFAKAFRPGSKFQISFGSGYHGKTLGSLSLTPNPEYQDIFRPLVPGALTVPYGDLDAFRALVRRVGPDKITCVIVEPIQGEGGVNIPPPGFLSGLGEYCRQHGIVVIADEIQTGLGRTGHWFESAAQGLDPDIITLAKPLGGGMTAVGATIARHDIYKKMLGGLSSKRHSNTFGGGALAMAVGLKSLEYLIENDFPARSLELGERGLHRLRETQRRFPRLLEGVRGQGLLLAMQFQPMLGVPLPGVLKELVFEATALLALRELHASGVIANLSLSSKRTVRLTPALDMPMDVFDTIFDRVDDFARRRPVSRDLLTGTPPVLLARLAKFAASKPKKRTPSDG
- a CDS encoding rhodanese-like domain-containing protein, with amino-acid sequence MEEVTPQEGQRRVQQGALLVDVREQNEYDEVHAQDAQLLPLSELEARYTELPQDRDLVLICRSGARSARAAEYLMNNGYGRVANLTGGTLAWVENGLPTEGGNQ